acaagcgagatgcataggaagtaagttacacacatgctagcgaatatatcaatgtcaaactcgtggtaagcttgtaaggctactgatcgggggttagggttaggagttaaggggtcagggattaaggggtcggggaatggcggttgaagggttgctggttcagaatcgaggggttcctggatcaggggttgatgttctgtgaggttgagtgatcggggggctgagggattgggtcagtggcggggcgggcggatggatttagttgacaggaattataatttcccagacggactcgagaaaattcctgattacatatttactaaagtaataggtacacgaatttagtgttaaacatgatcttgtttttcattcatgcgtcgcgctcttaacaatgcgttaaaactaaaaatggaaaaataaaaactttttacaaaaaaaagcaaaccgacttcaaaaaggatgaaataaaatattatcctttttgaagtctatgcattaccaactgatatgtttgaagtcagtGCCAAgtcaagtagtaacaataccagacaaaaataatcagctttatggctataaatcccactagaactgtactaataactattataaatgtgtaaagaattctgtctgcctctttgtcgccttttcatagctaaacaactgaaccgctttagatgaaatttggcaagaaggtaaattccttgaattgttttatattttgaaatgtagtcctctggataagggacgggaaataactcagtcccaatcccacacttgcgtgctatagactgttcgagcattagtaagaaatgctctttaaaaaatacgacggcaaaaaaatgcatttatatttacactaatgtgccgacaaacatggtactagactgcgccaagaaggtttgatcgtgtgttctgaggtgtgttcttaggtccagtcgacgtcaatgatatgtttacacttttgcaccttactcctttgtaataaggcaaaaagtgttaacatatttttaacgtcgactgtacctacagaaagtacgttcattgtcgtcgtgtaaggcaatccaacgtaggtaaatccttatcgaattgcaccaaagtcatggtatgcttaaaaattggcttggcaccgacttcaaacatatcagttggtaacgcatagacttcaaaaaggataatattttatttcatcctttttgaatccggtttgcttttttttgtaaaaagtttttatctaTTTCCTATAGATGCTTCCGTCCACTATTATGAGACACAAGGGTGAGAGCCTAGTTAGGATAGGATCATTATGACAACTAATCTCGTTAAACAAAGTTTAATTCTTCATCAATCTTGCTCAGCACTCTGATACAAGCAGCAGGCCTAATATGGAAATTATGGatttatccacgtgacaaaatatccgtcactttttaacagagcgcgattgaaagtgacggataccgttttatcacgctgtcacgtagacaagaacgaccatcatatatATCCGTACAGGATAGAAATAAGAAATTTGCAGAAGCAACTCATGTAGATCATTCCTTGATGAATACTGTTCTAAGGTACCTTGAAGAAGCAAGtcatgttataaaaaaaaaatatatacaaatccATCATTCATGTTGGTAACTTACCAATTGGACATTTGTCGTCTTCTGATCCCTGACGTATCCCGACTTGAAGAAGCACCCCATACTACAAGCTAGACCACAGTTTAGACTCCAAGTCATTACAAGACGTTGTGTCTACTTACCAACAGGGGAAACTGGGCATTTGTCCAACGTCACACATTTGTTCGTCTTCTGATCCCTGACGTATCCCGACTTGAAGAAGCACCCCATACTACAAGCTAGACCACAGTTTAGACTCCAAGTCATTACAAGCCGTTGTGTCTACTTACCAACAGGGGAAACTGGGCATTTGTCCAACGTCACACATTTGTTCGTCTTCTGATCCCTGACGTATCCCGACTTGAAGAAGCACCCCATATTACAAGCTAGACCACAGTTTAGACTCCAAGTCATTACAAGCCGTTGTGTCTACTTACCAACAGGGGAAACTGGGCATTTGTCCAACGTCACACATTTGTTCGTCTTCTGATCCCTGACGTATCCCGACTTGAAGAAGCACCCCATACTACAAGCTAGACCACAGTTTAGACTCCAAGTCATAACAAGACGTTGTGTCTACTTATCAACAGGGGAAACTTGGACATTTGTCCAACGTCACACATTTGTTCGTCTTCTGATCCCTGACGTATCCTGACTTGCAGAAGCACCCTTTATTGCAGGCTAGACCACAGTTTAGACTCCGAGTCATTACAAGCCGTCGTGTCTACTTACCAACAGGGGAAACTGGACATTTGTCCAACGTCACACATTTGTTCGTCTTCTGATCCCTGACGTATCCCGACTTGAAGAAGCACCCCATATTACAAGCTAGACCACAGTTTAGACTCCAAGTCATTACAAGCCGTTGTGTCTACTTACCAACAGGGGAAACTGGACATTTGTCCAACGTGACACATTTGTTCGTCTTCTGATCCCTGACGTATCCTGACTTGCAGAAGCACCCCTTACTGCAGGCTAGACCACAGTTTAGACTCCGAGTCATTACAAGCCGTCGTGTCTACTTACCAACAGGGGAAACTGGACATTTGTCCAACGTCACACATTTGTTCGTCTTCTGATCCCTGACGTATCCTGACTTGCAGAAGCACCCCTTACTGCAGGCTAGACCACAGTTTAGACTCCAAGTCATTACAAGCCGTCGTGTCTACTTACCAAGAGGGGAAACTGGGCATTTGTCCAACGTCACACATTTGTTCGTCTTCTGATCCCTGACGTATCCTGACTTGCAGAAGCACCCCATACTGCAGACTAGACCACAGTTTAGACTCCAAGTCATTACAAGCCGTCGTGTCTACTTACCAACAGGGGAAACTGGGCATTTGTCCAACGTCACACATTTGTTCGTCTTCTGATCCCTGACGCATCCTGACTTGCAGAAGCACCCCTTACTGCAGGCTAGACCACAGTTTAGACTCCGAGTCATTACAAGCCGTTGTGTCTACTTACCAACAGGGGAAACTGGGCATTTGTCCAACGTCACACATTTGTTCGTCTTCTGATCCCTGACGCATCCTGACTTGCAGAAGCACCCCTTACTGCAGGCTAGACCACAGTTTAGACTCCGAGTCATTACAAGCCGTCGTGTCTACTTACCAACAGGGGAAACTGGGCATTTGTCCAACGTCACACATTTGTTCGTCTTCTGATCCCTGACGCATCCTGACTTGCAGAAGCACCCCTTACTGCAGGCTAGACCACAGTTTAGATTCCGAGTCATTACAAGCCGTCGTGTCTACTTACCAACAGGGGAAACTGGGCATTTGTCCAACGTCACACATTTGTTCGTCTTCTGATCCCTGACGTATCCTGACTTGCAGAAGCACCCCTTACTGCAGGCTAGACCACAGTTTAGACTCCGATTCATTACAAGCCGTCGTGTCTACTTACCAACAGGGGAAACTGGGCATTTGTCCAACGTCACACATTTGTTCGTCTTCTGATCCCTGACGTATCCTGACTTGCAGAAGCACCCCTTACTGCAGGCTAGACCACAGTTTAGACTCCGAGTCATTACAAGCCGTCGTGTCTACTTACCAACAGGGGAAACTGGGCATTTGTCCAACGTCACACATTTGTTCGTCTTCTGATCCCTGACGTATCCTGACTTGCAGAAGCACCCCTTACTGCAGGCTAGACCACAGTTTAGACTCCGAGTCATTACAAGCCGTCGTGTCTACTTACCAACAGGGGAAACTGGGCATTTGTCCAACGTCACACATTTGTTCGTCTTCTGATCCCTGACGTATCCTGACTTGCAGAAGCACCCCTTACTGCAGGCTAGACCACAGTTTAGACTCCGAGTCATTACAAGCCGTCGTGTCTACTTACCAACAGGGGAAACTGGACATTTGTCCAACGTCACACATTTGTTCGTCTTCTGATCCCTGACGTATCCTGACTTGCAGAAGCACCCCATACTGCAGGCTAGAGTGACTAGACCACAGTTCAAGGGCTCAGGGTCGGTGCAGGTGCGCGCGCAGGCTGTGCCGCAAGCGAGGAACTCTTCGTTGGCTGAGCAGATTGgattggtttctgtgaaggatACAAATGTTAAGAAATTATTACTAGTGGCTTCGGGGTGAAAGATACGTAGTGCTCAATTTACAATAATATTAACTTTGATGAACTGTTTCTGTTTCATTGGATAGAAAATGCGACCATGCTGCTTTTTCTACAACTGAGGAACACTCCAAGATCATTTTCCCTGAAACGATTTTGGAATCAGTCAAACCTGAAATCCCAAGTTCAACAGCTTTTATAGAGAATCTGATCGAACAACAAATTTGCTGTAGAACATAAGTACTTGGATGCAATATATTATGAAGGCAATGAAGTTCGGCAATGCATAATATTTGTGAAACTTCAGGAGTATCGACATATGATGTTTCGCATAAGGGCCGTATACGCATATTTTGTGCTATCATGatggtatttattatttagaaaaaaaagtaaaaatgtcttcttcttcttctttctcctGGCTATGTTCCCATATCACTTGGGGTCAGCCCTCCTCGTACGTTTTCGCCACAACAATCTTTTTTGTGTAGTCCCTGCGTCTACATTATTAGCTTTAAGATCTTTTTCGATTGTGCTCTTCCAggtggaaaaaaaagtaaaaatgtaactcATAAATTTGAGAATCTTCTAAAATACCTCCAATGCACTCATCAGCGTTAACACACACTCCAGTATCGTTCCTCAGGAAGCCAGACTTGCAGAAGCAGCCCTCGATGCAGTCATCAGAACAGGTGACAGGAACCGGCCCAGGGTTTGAGCAGTTGAAGGGGCAGGCAGTGCCGCAGAGGAGATATTCCTCGTTTGGAGGACATTCTTCTAAAATGGGAAATTTTGTTTGAATAGGAGTAGAGAAAGCGGTAGACTGAGAacaagtacagtcagctgcagagataggTAACTGACATGAGCCCCAGTTGATAGTGACCCTGagtatgaagccgatggtcctaggTTGAAATTTGGGTAAAATATCTGTTCCAGTCTCAGATGTTTTCCATCCCTTACTTCTTACTACTTCTTAGTACTACATATAAATCCACATAACGTAATTTAAACCAAAGTTTAAACTTAAGTACATCTAAGTTCAGGAAATGTTAGAGGTGGTCAtgttaaattaattgaaaattcTAAACTGCTAAATCTAAAGGATGgcacttatttaaaaaaaatacataacttTGACTTCCATCATAAGAAATGCCAAGTttgattcattcattcattaattcttttaaaattatggcttcagcccattggggctatttcgccagtgtcaaggtcgtagtagcagggtaaaacgattgagattgtacggttagtacaagacagtgtacggtgatttagctcttgtaaagcgatagcgggctttacaagaaacacgtggacaaccggccgttgactccaaaatgatggttaaacgtgcttcaagataaattctccattcactgcacactaccacattagtttactgtataataggctatcgatattacactttaaacaatattaatgagcaaaaaacaaagcaattgatcccgacgcgtgccatcaagatggcgctcgaaccggaactCCCCAAGTTTGATTTACAAAGAGAATTTCACGATCTGTCTTCGAAGTACCCACGTAGCTACTAAAGTATTTAACGATAACGACAACCAGAAACTTCCACAGATTTACgagaaaaaaaacaaacgacCACGAGAAAAGATCCATCGAGCGTGAACAGCAGACCAGAACTAATCAGTCAAAGTGGTTTTTACTAGCTAATTGAATTCTAAATGCACAATTGCTTTGAATCGTAGTTTATGATTGTCGATTGAATGCCGTGTTGTTTTCAAAAAGAGTAACTAGCAGTGTGTATTTTGACCACTCGTGAGATTCCTAACTTATGCATGATAAAAATCAAACTTTGaatagataataaaaaaaatagataagTAATATACttaagttttataaaaaaaaactttcctaCACTCGGGATCAATGAAAACCGAATTTGACATGAGTGACTCGTTTCCAATGCTTTTgagtttataatataaattttcTGGTGCTGTGTCGTAAGCGTCAAATTATTTCTGGTAAAGATGTGGTTTATCTCTTTACTTGTGGGGTATGCCTCTGGCGTGATGTTAAGTAAGTACCTTTAAGCTTATACTCGTACGTCAATGAGATTGAAACTTTATTCTTAGAAGTCCTATATATTTTGGTGATTTAATACACGACCCCAATATCACCAGAATAACTCTATAAATGGAATATACCCCATAATATACCCGTTGAAATTATTTCAGCACACGACTGTCCGTACGGCGAGAACTACAAATCGTGCATGTTCTACGAGGAGTACACTTGTTGGACGAGTAACGACCACAAAGTGAGGAGCAGAACTCCAGCTAGGAAGCTCGACCACTGCTGGGGCGGCTGCGTTTGCAAGTAATCATTAAAGCTAGTgctatctctgtcactcttaacTATAGAACTACAAATCGTGCATGTTCTACGAGGAGTACACATGCTGGACGAGGAACGACCACAAAGGCAAAACTAGGACACCAGCTAGGAGGCTCGATCACTGCTGGGCTGCTGCGTTGTCAATTTGCAAGTAGGTACTAACAATAATTCATCGGTCATCATATGTTAGCCGAAAGACGTAGTAAGCCACAGAAGAGTTCTGTACGACGAGAACTACAGATCATGCCTGTTCTACGAGTAGTACACATGTTGGACGAGTACCTACCACAAATCAGAAGTAGAACGCCCAGCTAGGAGGCTCAACCACTGCTGAGGCGGCTGCGTTTGCAAATAATCATTAAACCTAGTGCTATCTCGGTCACTCTTAACTATAGAACTACAAATCGTACATGTTCTACGAGGAGTACACTTGCTGGTCGAGTAACGACCACGAAGTGAGGAGCAGGACTCCAGCTAGGAGGCTCGATCACTGCTGGGGCGGCTGCGTTTGCAAGTAATCATTAAAGCTAGTgctatctctgtcactcttaacTATAGAACTACAAATCATGCATGTTTTACGAGTACACTTGTTGGACGAGTAACGACCACAAAGTGAGGAGCAGGACTCCAGCTAGAAGGCTGGATCATTGCTGGGGCAATTTGCAAGTAGGTACTAACAATCATTCATCGGTCATCA
This genomic interval from Cydia splendana chromosome 15, ilCydSple1.2, whole genome shotgun sequence contains the following:
- the LOC134797371 gene encoding serine protease inhibitor swm-1-like → MSKFTGNIVFIYSCVVTLVVGVYIAKEECPPNEEYLLCGTACPFNCSNPGPVPVTCSDDCIEGCFCKSGFLRNDTGVCVNADECIGETNPICSANEEFLACGTACARTCTDPEPLNCGLVTLACSMGCFCKSGYVRDQKTNKCVTLDKCPVSPVGK